The Bacteroidota bacterium DNA segment TTGTACCAAATAACAAATAGCCTTCAATAATATTTTACTTACTCTTTTCCTCTCAACAAACATATATCCACCTTATTTACTGTAAATCAGTTAATTATATCTCATTTTCATATATAAATATCACTTTATTACAATAAAAAGTTATAAATTTATATAAGAATTTACCTACACTGGTTATTTATGGGTTAACACCCATTTATAGCCAATGCATGTTTATTGAAAAAAAAATTACAGATATATAGTTGGGAATATGCCGAAAAGCCAACTGAATTTTGAAGTAGGTATAATAAAATTAATTCAAAAATGCATTTAGAAACTTTCATTCAAAACTTGTCACAAACTTTTGGCAATATCTTACCCGGTGTTTTGGGAGCGATACTAATACTGATTTTAGGAGTTATTTTTGCCAAAATACTAAAAAAGTTTTTAGCTAAATTACTAAGTAAAACCGGAATGGATAAGCTCATAAAGGACGGCTCCTTCGTACCTTCAAAATTCCTCTCCAAATTAGTTTACTTTTTTGTTATTATCCTTGTATTTATTCTGACTCTTGAGCATCTTGGCATCAGTCAGGTATTAGCTCCGTTGAGAGAAATGCTTAATGAATTCTTCGGTGTAATACCTAATTTAATTGCTGTAGGTATTATTGTTTACGTGGGTTATATATTAGCTAAAATAGTTTCGGAACTGGTAGAGTTAAGCGGAAATACTATCAGATCTTATATTCCTAAGCTAAATATACCTGATGGTATTGACTTAGTAGTTGTTTTAAAGAAAATAGTATTCATATTTATTTTCATACCTATACTTATTATTGCATTCGAAAAATTAAATATTACGGCTATATCTGATCCTGCCACTGATATGCTTGGTAAATTTATCGGCGCAATACCAAAAATAATTTTAGCAACACTTATACTTATAGTAACAGTTATAGGAGGAAAGCTACTAGTGTCGCTACTTCAAAGCTTGCTGGAAAGTTTAAACCTCAATGAAATTGCCGCAAAAATGAATCTGGATTCCGTTCTTGGCAAATCTAATCTTGTAAAGGTAATAAGCAATATTGCATATGCATTTATTATTATAATGGGATTAATGACAGCAGTGGAACAGCTGGAGTTTACACGGCTGTCTAAAACCATTAACATTGTTCTAAACTATGCCGGGAACATAATATTTGGATTAACTATTCTGGCAATTGGAAGCTGGATAGCAAACATTGCGTATAACAACTATACGAAGAAAGATACCGATAAGTTTGTAGGAACAATTATTCGGGTTGCTATAATGTCGGTATTCCTTGCTATTGGTTTAAATGCAATGGGTATTGCAGAAGATATTATAAACCTTGCATTCGGAATATCACTTGGTACTGTGGCATTGACTATAGTACTCTCATTCGGATTAGGAGGAAGAGAAGCCGGTGGAAAATTTATGGACAGGATATTAGATAAGTTTAAATAATACATAGTTGATAAAAAATGAATATTAGCACCCTCAATGAAAATTGAGGGTGTTTTTCTACCTTAATATACACCCGCATAAACAGACAATAATAACCAGGAACACTTCGCCTATCAACTGTTTTTTATTAATAATTATCCCTTAAACACATACCCGTATTAAATACCATAGATTTAGATACAGATTTTAAGGAATGAAATTCTGTATTAAACTTCATAAATAACAAATATATTCTTATAGCTATTTCTAGGGAGAGCCGAAAACATACATACCTGAACTTTAACAAGTTATAGACTTATTGAACGAAGTAATTCGTAGAAATCGAATAACTTTGAATTAACAATGATAATTTTATACGACATGAAGAAAACAATATTAGGCTTAGGTTTTATATCACTGTTTTTGATATTTTCTTTTCAGAATAATTCAAAGACAGATGATAGTAATTTAATAGCTCTTGAAAAAGCGAAACTGACAGGTGATGAAACTATAACTACACCATATGATGAAGTAAAAATCGAACACAACTTCATTACTGATGGTTAGCAGGACATTTATTATCAGGCGAGTATACAGCAAATTGAAAAGATATTACTATACGGTGAAATCCCTGTAAACTGCTATATAATACAGCGCAATAAAGAATGGAGCTATGATGATATAAATTTATAAATATTCCTAAAACAGTAAGTTATGATAATACATCATTTAAGAAGTGCGACTTTTGTAATTGAGAAAGACAATGATTTTATTTTAATCGATCCAATGTTAGGGAAAAAAGGTTCAATACCTCCTTTTGCATTTTTCCGCCATAAAATAAGACGCAATCCTTACGTAGAGTTGCCTGCCAACAGTACAGAGATACTTAATAAAGTAACACATGCGTTAATTACTCATTTACATCCTGATCATTTAGACGATGCAGGGTATAAGTTTCTGAAAGAAAAAAACATCCCCGTAATTTGCAGTAAACTTGATGAAAAGAAGCTGCTAAAGAAAGGCTTAAATATTACCCAAAAATTGAACTATTGGGAACCTCAGGAATTTTTAGGTGGAAAAATAACAGGGACACCGGCTGTTCACGGTTATGGTTTTATTGCAAAATTAATGGGAAATGTAATGGGCTTTAATATTCAGTTCAAAGATAATTCAAGTATTTTTATAAGCTCTGATACTATTTACACAAAGGATATGGACAAAGTTTTTAAAGATTTAAATCCAAAATTGTCAGTACTTGCAGCAGGGTCGGCTCAGTTCGATTTTGGCGGACCATTATTGATGAAACCGGATGATCTCATCAAGTTTATAAAAAACTTTCCAAATAAAGTTTATGCCAATCATATGGATGCCGTAAATCATTGTCCAACAACGAGAATTAAATTGAAAGAATTACTGGAAAAACATGGATTAACTGATAAAGCATTTATCCCTAATGATGGAGAATCTTTTGAATTTATTAGCGTTTAAAGCCGGCTCCCAACAAGGGATCATACGTAATTGGGCAGTTTAGTGCAAAGCTGAAAGTTCTGCATTTAAACAAAATCCACACCGCAAAATTTATTGTTTTTCGCATACAAATTAAATAATAAATTTTGCGGTGCTTGTGCTAACATGGTAGTTTCCTTCTTCGAAAATGCCCAAACTACGAGCCAAGAACGTTGTGCTCAATTCCCCATCACATCACAGAAACCTAAGATTAATTTCTCGAGCTAACGGATAAATTTTGAGGTGAATTAAAATTTAATAAATTTACAGTAAGTCATAATTAAAAAACAACAAATAACCAGATTCGAATATTAGAGGATATAGAAAATATGAAAGCTGTTACTTGTACTAAATACGGGCCGCCAGAAGTTCTTCAGCTCAAAGAATTGGAAAAACCTATTCCGAAGGACAATGAAATACTGATAAGAATATTTACGGTAGCTGTAGCAACAGAGGATCCTTTACAACGAAAGGGTAAACCGTATTTTACAAGAGTTATTATTGGTTTTACAAAACCAAAAAAGTCAATACTTGGAACTGAATTTGCCGGAGAGATTGAAGCAGTGGGCAAAGATGTAAAGCAATTTAAAATAGGTGACCGGATTTTCGGATCTACCGGTTCAAATTTTGGGTGTTATGCCGAGTATGTCTGTATTTCTGAAGCGGGTCTTTTGTCAATAAAACCCCCTAATATAACCAATGAGGAAGCTACCCCTGTCTGTTCGGCATTAACAGCATGGAATTTCCTTAAAGTAAAAGCAAATATTCGGAGTGGACAAAAAATTCTCATTAATGGTGCTTCAGGAAGTGTAGGTTCAGCTGCAGTACAGATTGCCAAAGTGTTTGGGATGGAAGTTACAGGGGTATGCAGTACCGCTAATTTGGAAATGGTAAAATCATTGGGAGCTGATAGAGTAATTGATTACACTAATGAAGATTTTATTAAAAACGGCCTGACATACGATGTTATTTTTGATGTGGCAGGTAAGAGTTCATTTTCAAAATGTAAAAACTCACTTAAACAAAGAGGAATCTACCTTAATCCTGTTCTTACACTTTCAATACTTTTTCAAATGTTTTGGACTACTATGTTCAACAGTAAGAAAGTAAAGTTTTCGGCTACAGGACTCCGACCACTTCCGGAGCGCCTGGCCAACCTCAAAGATCTTATTAAACTTTTTGAGACAGGAAAGCTAAAAACATTCATAGATAAAAGCTATAAATTAGAACAAATTGTAGAAGCTCACAGATACGTAGAAAGCGGACACAAAAGAGGAAATGTAGTGATAAATGTAGTTTGAAAATTAATAGAATAACGAACATCAAAACCACATAAGATGGGATTTGGAGGACATGTGATGGATATGATTACACGGATGAAACAAAATCGTGAGCTCAGGCCATCTGTCAAACTAAAATCAAGAAGAGAGAAATTATATAACGATTTTAACTCTGGTATAATTAAAAAAAATGACCAATTTAACTTTAAAACACTAACGGGTAAAGAACTTGACGAGGCAATAATAAGAGTTCGAAATCGTGCTAAAAAAGATAAAATAAAGGAAATAATCTTCACAATTTTAGCATCTCTTTTAGTATTTACTTTATTATTTATTCTAATAATTTAAAACCTACGTTCAACATGCGGTCATAAAGCATGTGCTTGTTTTTTTTAGCTAACATATAAATTTGTGCAAAAACAAAATATACAAAGCCAAAATTTCTTATTATATACTCTAATAATATTTACTCCCTAAAAAATTCTTTAAATGAAAAAGAAACTATTAAAATTATTGAAAGTAATATTTGGTCTTTACATTGTTCTGTGTGTTCTCCTATACTCTTTTCAGGAGAAATTAATTTTCTTCCCTCAAAAACTGGAAAAAAATTATCAATTCAATTTTGATCAGGAATTTGAAGAGCTAAATATTAAAGCAAGCGACGGAAAATTACTGAATGGCCTGTTATTTAAAGCTGATAGTACCAAAGGTTTGATTTTTTATTTACACGGAAATGCAGGCTCTTTAAGTTCGTGGGGAAATGTTGCTAATACTTATACCGACTTAAACTATGATATATTTATTCCAGACTATAGAGGTTATGGTAAAAGTGAAGGGAAAATAAGCGGACAGGAACAATTATTTAATGATAACCAAACCCTTTATAACGAATTAAAGAAAAGATACAAAGAAGAGAATATTATCATTTTAGGATACTCTATCGGAACCGGACCAGCCTCGAAACTGGCTTCTGAAAATAATGCTAAACAATTAATTTTACAGGCACCATACTATAACTTAACCGATATGATGCGTCGTAGATTTTCTTTTATTCCAACATTTATTCTAAAATACAAATTTGCTACGAATGAATATTTGAAAAATTGTAAAACTCCGGTCTCAATTTTTCACGGAAATCAGGACAGAGTAATTTATTACGGTTCTTCATTGAAACTAAAAGAAGAATTTAAAACAAAAATAAACTTAATAATCTTAGACGGTCAGGGGCATAATGGAATGACCGAAAATATAAATTATAAAACAGAATTGAAAAATATATTAACGGAATAAAAAAACGAAAACTCAAAAATGCTGTTCAAAAAAAATATTAGAGTTTAAAAATGATCAAACAGCTAAATCTATTGGCGACGTAGAGTTCGTTGATAAGCCTCTCATTTCGCCGATATCCAATCGAGAGTGCTCATATTATTATGTTCACACAGAGCAATTAACCATACAACGAGTTATATGCCCGTAAAATCAAAAAAATGATTAACTTGAATTGGTTTAATTGATCATAAAAAGAAAAAAATGAAAAAAGCTACTATATATTTTTCGCTAATAGCAATTACTATTTTATCCCTAAGTGCATGTAAAAACATCAGTGATAAAAAAAATGAAGCACAAAAGAATGAGACTCCAATATTAACAGAAAACTTTGACTGGTTATTAGGTAAGTGGCAAAGGACTAATGAAGAAGAAGGAAAAGAAACCTTCGAAAACTGGGATAAAAAAAGTGAGATAGAATATAACGGGATTGGATTTACCATTCAAAACAACGACACAGTAAAACAAGAGAAAATAAAGATCATAAGAAAGGGTGAAAAATGGAATTTAGAAGTAATTTCTCCGGGTGAAACCGATTGGACAAAATTCGAAATAACCAGTCTGGAAAAGGATAAATTCACTTGTGAAAACCCCGAATTAGAATTCCCTAATAAAATTAAATATTGGAAAGAAGGAAATAAAATTAAGGCCAGTGTATCAGGAAAAGACTTGGAAATTCCATTTGAATTTAAAAAAGTTAAACCCTGATATTTTAAACTTACACACTTTAGTGGATA contains these protein-coding regions:
- a CDS encoding mechanosensitive ion channel encodes the protein MHLETFIQNLSQTFGNILPGVLGAILILILGVIFAKILKKFLAKLLSKTGMDKLIKDGSFVPSKFLSKLVYFFVIILVFILTLEHLGISQVLAPLREMLNEFFGVIPNLIAVGIIVYVGYILAKIVSELVELSGNTIRSYIPKLNIPDGIDLVVVLKKIVFIFIFIPILIIAFEKLNITAISDPATDMLGKFIGAIPKIILATLILIVTVIGGKLLVSLLQSLLESLNLNEIAAKMNLDSVLGKSNLVKVISNIAYAFIIIMGLMTAVEQLEFTRLSKTINIVLNYAGNIIFGLTILAIGSWIANIAYNNYTKKDTDKFVGTIIRVAIMSVFLAIGLNAMGIAEDIINLAFGISLGTVALTIVLSFGLGGREAGGKFMDRILDKFK
- a CDS encoding MBL fold metallo-hydrolase codes for the protein MIIHHLRSATFVIEKDNDFILIDPMLGKKGSIPPFAFFRHKIRRNPYVELPANSTEILNKVTHALITHLHPDHLDDAGYKFLKEKNIPVICSKLDEKKLLKKGLNITQKLNYWEPQEFLGGKITGTPAVHGYGFIAKLMGNVMGFNIQFKDNSSIFISSDTIYTKDMDKVFKDLNPKLSVLAAGSAQFDFGGPLLMKPDDLIKFIKNFPNKVYANHMDAVNHCPTTRIKLKELLEKHGLTDKAFIPNDGESFEFISV
- a CDS encoding NAD(P)-dependent alcohol dehydrogenase codes for the protein MKAVTCTKYGPPEVLQLKELEKPIPKDNEILIRIFTVAVATEDPLQRKGKPYFTRVIIGFTKPKKSILGTEFAGEIEAVGKDVKQFKIGDRIFGSTGSNFGCYAEYVCISEAGLLSIKPPNITNEEATPVCSALTAWNFLKVKANIRSGQKILINGASGSVGSAAVQIAKVFGMEVTGVCSTANLEMVKSLGADRVIDYTNEDFIKNGLTYDVIFDVAGKSSFSKCKNSLKQRGIYLNPVLTLSILFQMFWTTMFNSKKVKFSATGLRPLPERLANLKDLIKLFETGKLKTFIDKSYKLEQIVEAHRYVESGHKRGNVVINVV
- a CDS encoding alpha/beta fold hydrolase, which translates into the protein MKKKLLKLLKVIFGLYIVLCVLLYSFQEKLIFFPQKLEKNYQFNFDQEFEELNIKASDGKLLNGLLFKADSTKGLIFYLHGNAGSLSSWGNVANTYTDLNYDIFIPDYRGYGKSEGKISGQEQLFNDNQTLYNELKKRYKEENIIILGYSIGTGPASKLASENNAKQLILQAPYYNLTDMMRRRFSFIPTFILKYKFATNEYLKNCKTPVSIFHGNQDRVIYYGSSLKLKEEFKTKINLIILDGQGHNGMTENINYKTELKNILTE
- a CDS encoding DUF6265 family protein; this encodes MKKATIYFSLIAITILSLSACKNISDKKNEAQKNETPILTENFDWLLGKWQRTNEEEGKETFENWDKKSEIEYNGIGFTIQNNDTVKQEKIKIIRKGEKWNLEVISPGETDWTKFEITSLEKDKFTCENPELEFPNKIKYWKEGNKIKASVSGKDLEIPFEFKKVKP